One Desulfovibrio fairfieldensis genomic window carries:
- a CDS encoding L-serine ammonia-lyase, with amino-acid sequence MLSVFDLFKIGIGPSSSHTVGPMLAGKAFADELRGKGLLDTTARVQLDLYGSLALTGDGHGTMGAVLSGLEGEQPHSVEPVHLAGRVSALKNDADLLLAGKRAVPFVYARDMLVHKGLFLPRHSNALTLTAFADDSASLLSKTYYSVGGGFIRTEEDFDAPQEEYPTPPYPYATAGELFAICEREGKSIADIVLANEIFWRSEAEVAARMATIISTMRESVERGCCTDGVLPGGYKVRRRAPNLLRKVSALQATGRRDLSLWPMLYAFAVAEENASGGRIVTAPTNGAAGIIPAVLMYYTNFYPHATERGERDFLLTAGAIGLFYKLNASISGAEVGCQGEVGVACSMAAGAYCAVTGGSVKQVEVAAEIGMEHNLGLTCDPVGGLVQIPCIERNGVAAERAVNCAQLSRLEDGRQRVVSLDKIIEVMYRTGIDLQARYKETSLGGLAQAIGEAYRN; translated from the coding sequence ATGCTCAGCGTGTTCGACCTGTTCAAAATCGGCATCGGCCCGTCCAGTTCCCACACAGTAGGTCCCATGCTGGCGGGCAAAGCCTTTGCCGACGAGCTGCGCGGCAAAGGCCTGCTGGACACGACGGCCCGCGTCCAGCTTGATCTTTACGGTTCCCTGGCGCTCACCGGCGACGGGCACGGCACCATGGGCGCGGTGCTCAGCGGCCTGGAGGGGGAGCAGCCGCACAGCGTGGAACCGGTTCATCTGGCCGGGCGGGTCAGCGCGCTGAAAAACGACGCGGACCTGCTGCTGGCTGGAAAACGGGCCGTGCCCTTTGTCTATGCGCGGGACATGCTGGTGCACAAGGGGCTCTTTCTGCCCCGCCATTCCAACGCCCTGACGCTTACGGCCTTTGCCGACGACAGCGCGTCCCTGCTGTCCAAAACCTATTATTCCGTCGGCGGCGGCTTCATCCGCACCGAAGAGGATTTCGACGCCCCGCAAGAGGAATATCCCACACCGCCCTATCCTTACGCCACGGCCGGTGAACTGTTCGCCATCTGCGAGCGGGAGGGCAAAAGCATTGCCGACATCGTGCTGGCCAACGAAATTTTCTGGCGCTCCGAAGCGGAAGTGGCCGCGCGCATGGCGACCATCATCAGCACCATGCGCGAATCCGTGGAGCGGGGCTGCTGCACGGACGGCGTGCTGCCCGGCGGCTACAAGGTACGACGCCGGGCCCCCAACCTGCTGCGCAAGGTCAGCGCGCTCCAGGCCACGGGCCGCCGCGACCTGAGCCTCTGGCCCATGCTCTATGCTTTTGCCGTGGCCGAGGAAAACGCCTCGGGCGGACGCATCGTCACCGCGCCCACCAACGGCGCGGCGGGCATCATACCGGCGGTGCTGATGTACTATACCAACTTCTATCCCCACGCCACGGAGCGGGGCGAGCGGGACTTTCTGCTCACGGCCGGCGCCATCGGCCTGTTCTACAAGCTGAACGCCTCCATCTCCGGCGCGGAAGTGGGCTGCCAGGGCGAGGTGGGCGTGGCCTGCTCCATGGCCGCCGGGGCCTATTGCGCGGTCACCGGCGGCAGCGTGAAGCAGGTGGAGGTGGCCGCCGAAATCGGCATGGAGCACAATCTGGGCCTGACCTGCGACCCCGTGGGCGGACTGGTGCAGATCCCCTGTATCGAACGCAACGGGGTGGCCGCCGAACGCGCCGTGAACTGCGCCCAGCTCTCCCGCCTGGAAGACGGCCGCCAGCGCGTGGTTTCTCTGGATAAGATCATTGAGGTCATGTACCGTACCGGAATAGACCTCCAGGCCCGCTACAAGGAAACCTCCCTGGGCGGACTGGCCCAAGCCATCGGCGAGGCCTACCGGAACTGA
- a CDS encoding putative bifunctional diguanylate cyclase/phosphodiesterase has translation MQNMLNFGLKTLFLLVVLLGVGAIYSIDQSQTYGRLINYVGIVRGATQRLVKLELAQEPRDDLIAYLDGIQNELRTGEGPYGLIRPDNLEYNNNLFQLQRLWGTLKEDILAARQDKTASAALLRASEDYFDLANKTVFAAESFAHKETSMLLRLIVLMAAFLLLTWLFILWAYGKKMLLLENLNKNLNDMADRDPLTGAYNLERFKREAKELISTGESTRYAVAYADFADFKYINDVFGYEYGSTVLREYARIIGKELKENEIFSRISADNFVILRRYEDKEELLARQQSVDADITDFMHKSRHKQTLPVCCGICCLEDAPGDLVIDNILDRANFARKTVKNGAHAKYAFYDESIRDNLLEEKGLVSQMQEALNDGEFIVYYQPKVDLRTGAIACAEALVRWKKPDGRIIPPDRFIPVFEKNHLIAELDQYVFESVCRSLRRRLDEERPVLPVSVNISRLQFYEADFVAAYVAVKNRYRIPNGLLDLEFTESIACDNFELMTEIVKKLKQEGFSCSIDDFGKGYSSLSLLKSLPIDTLKIDRLFFIDGENKEKDAILVESIIGLVRKLHIQTVAEGVESPDQVAFLKSVHCDLVQGYVFFKPMPEQEYETAIEREREREREREREREPRRCPNLNRVMAARKTNGISPLSKMPRRPVCRAALPPAARNDAD, from the coding sequence ATGCAGAACATGCTGAATTTCGGTCTTAAGACCCTCTTCCTGCTGGTGGTTCTGCTTGGCGTGGGCGCGATCTATTCCATCGACCAATCCCAGACCTACGGCCGGCTGATCAACTATGTGGGCATCGTGCGGGGCGCGACCCAGCGCCTTGTGAAACTGGAGTTGGCGCAAGAGCCGCGCGACGATCTGATCGCCTATCTTGACGGCATCCAGAATGAACTGCGTACCGGCGAAGGGCCGTACGGCCTGATCAGGCCCGACAACCTGGAATACAACAATAACTTATTCCAGCTCCAGCGGCTCTGGGGAACGCTGAAAGAGGACATCCTGGCCGCCAGACAGGACAAGACCGCGTCCGCCGCCCTGCTGCGCGCCAGCGAGGACTATTTTGACCTGGCGAACAAGACGGTCTTTGCCGCGGAGTCCTTCGCCCACAAAGAAACCTCCATGCTCCTGCGCCTGATCGTGCTCATGGCGGCTTTTCTGCTGCTGACCTGGCTGTTCATTCTCTGGGCCTACGGCAAAAAAATGCTTCTGCTGGAGAATCTGAACAAAAATCTGAACGACATGGCGGATCGGGACCCCCTGACGGGCGCGTATAACCTGGAACGCTTCAAGCGCGAGGCCAAGGAGCTGATCAGCACCGGCGAAAGCACGCGCTATGCCGTGGCCTATGCTGATTTCGCCGACTTTAAATACATTAACGATGTGTTCGGCTATGAATACGGCAGCACGGTCCTCAGGGAATACGCCCGCATTATCGGCAAGGAACTCAAGGAAAATGAGATTTTCAGCCGTATCTCGGCGGACAATTTCGTAATCCTGCGCCGCTATGAGGACAAAGAAGAGCTTCTTGCGCGCCAGCAGTCCGTTGACGCCGACATCACGGATTTCATGCACAAATCCCGGCACAAGCAGACCCTGCCGGTATGCTGCGGCATCTGCTGCCTGGAGGACGCCCCCGGCGACCTGGTCATAGACAACATTCTGGACCGGGCCAATTTCGCGCGCAAGACGGTCAAAAACGGCGCCCATGCCAAATATGCCTTCTACGACGAAAGCATCCGCGACAACCTGCTGGAGGAGAAAGGCCTTGTCAGCCAGATGCAGGAAGCCCTGAACGACGGGGAATTCATCGTCTATTATCAGCCCAAGGTGGATCTGCGCACCGGCGCCATCGCCTGTGCGGAAGCTCTGGTGCGCTGGAAAAAACCCGACGGCCGGATCATCCCGCCCGACAGGTTTATCCCTGTTTTTGAAAAAAACCATCTTATCGCCGAGCTGGACCAGTACGTCTTTGAAAGCGTCTGCCGTTCCCTGCGCCGCAGGCTGGACGAAGAGCGGCCCGTCCTGCCGGTCTCGGTGAATATTTCCCGGCTCCAGTTTTACGAAGCGGACTTTGTGGCCGCCTATGTGGCCGTCAAAAATCGTTACCGGATCCCGAACGGCCTGCTGGACCTTGAATTTACGGAATCCATCGCCTGCGACAACTTCGAGCTGATGACCGAAATCGTGAAAAAGCTGAAGCAGGAAGGCTTTTCCTGTTCCATTGACGATTTCGGGAAGGGCTATTCCTCGCTCAGCCTGCTGAAAAGCCTGCCCATCGACACGCTCAAGATCGACAGGTTGTTCTTTATTGACGGCGAGAATAAGGAAAAGGACGCCATCCTGGTTGAGAGCATCATCGGGCTGGTTCGCAAGCTCCATATCCAGACCGTGGCCGAAGGCGTGGAATCGCCGGATCAGGTCGCCTTTCTGAAGAGCGTCCACTGTGATCTGGTGCAGGGCTACGTTTTTTTCAAGCCCATGCCTGAACAGGAATACGAAACGGCCATAGAGAGAGAGAGAGAGAGAGAGAGAGAGAGAGAGAGAGAGAGAGAGCCGCGCCGTTGCCCGAACCTGAACCGTGTAATGGCAGCCCGCAAAACCAACGGCATTTCCCCGCTCTCCAAAATGCCCCGGCGGCCTGTCTGCCGCGCCGCGCTTCCCCCGGCCGCGCGCAATGATGCCGACTGA
- a CDS encoding putative quinol monooxygenase, giving the protein MNEIRIVAELEVMPEHREAMLPAFRAMVEASRAESGNLAYDLTEDLENPCRFFILEAWASAEAIAEHNVSAHFKAFGELQKDKLRRKAVVKLKQVF; this is encoded by the coding sequence ATGAACGAAATCCGCATTGTGGCCGAACTTGAGGTCATGCCCGAACACAGGGAAGCCATGCTGCCCGCATTCCGCGCCATGGTGGAAGCCAGCCGGGCCGAATCCGGCAATCTGGCTTACGACCTGACAGAGGACCTGGAAAATCCCTGCCGTTTTTTCATCCTTGAAGCCTGGGCTTCAGCCGAGGCCATTGCCGAACACAACGTCAGCGCGCACTTCAAGGCCTTCGGGGAACTCCAGAAGGACAAACTGCGCCGCAAGGCCGTGGTCAAACTGAAACAGGTCTTCTGA
- the serS gene encoding serine--tRNA ligase: protein MIDLKLVQKQPEVLAKALADRHSELDVNEFLGLDARRRALLAEVEALKSQRNTASGQVAALKREGKDAGSLLAELGGLSDRIKELDGQTAQAKADVEAWLMRVPNIPDASVPVGRDETENVEVTRWGTPRRFDFPVREHGDLGVALGGLDFERAARLTGSRFVVSLGWAARLDRALVNFFLDQHTRHENYIEVCPPYMVNRATMTGTGQLPKFEEDLFKLREWDYYLIPTAEVPLTNLHAGEVLDEADLPRAYCAATPCFRSEAGSAGKDTRGIIRMHQFTKVEMVRFAHPDDSFNQLELMCGHARHLLELLELPYRVITLCTGDMGFGSAKTYDVEVWLPAQNTYREISSCSNCGDFQARRADIRFKPKGGKAAFVHTLNGSGLPTGRAIAAILENGQQRDGSVRLPKALVPYMDGVEAIEP, encoded by the coding sequence ATGATTGATCTCAAACTGGTGCAAAAGCAGCCGGAAGTGCTGGCCAAAGCCTTGGCCGACCGGCATTCGGAACTGGACGTCAATGAATTTTTGGGCCTGGACGCCCGCCGCCGGGCCCTGCTCGCGGAAGTGGAGGCCCTGAAGAGTCAGCGCAACACCGCCTCCGGCCAGGTGGCGGCCCTCAAGCGCGAGGGCAAGGACGCCGGTTCCCTGCTGGCCGAGCTGGGCGGCCTGTCGGACCGCATCAAGGAGCTGGACGGCCAGACCGCCCAGGCCAAGGCCGATGTGGAAGCCTGGCTCATGCGCGTGCCCAACATTCCGGACGCTTCCGTGCCCGTGGGCCGGGACGAGACGGAAAATGTGGAAGTGACCCGCTGGGGCACGCCGCGCCGATTCGACTTTCCGGTGCGGGAGCACGGCGATCTGGGCGTGGCCCTGGGCGGCCTGGATTTCGAGCGCGCCGCGCGCCTCACGGGCAGCCGCTTTGTGGTTTCCCTGGGCTGGGCCGCGCGCCTGGACCGGGCCCTGGTCAACTTTTTTCTGGACCAGCACACCCGGCATGAGAACTATATCGAAGTCTGCCCGCCCTATATGGTCAACCGCGCCACCATGACCGGCACGGGCCAGCTGCCCAAGTTCGAGGAAGATCTCTTCAAGCTGCGCGAGTGGGACTATTACCTGATTCCCACCGCCGAGGTGCCGCTGACCAATCTGCATGCCGGGGAAGTTCTGGACGAAGCCGACCTGCCGCGCGCCTATTGCGCGGCCACGCCCTGCTTCCGCTCCGAGGCGGGCAGCGCGGGCAAGGATACGCGCGGGATCATCCGCATGCACCAGTTCACCAAGGTGGAGATGGTCCGTTTCGCCCATCCGGACGACAGCTTCAACCAGTTGGAGCTGATGTGCGGCCATGCCCGGCATCTGCTGGAATTGTTGGAGCTGCCCTATCGGGTGATCACGCTCTGCACCGGCGACATGGGCTTCGGTTCGGCCAAGACCTATGACGTGGAAGTCTGGCTGCCCGCGCAGAACACCTATCGCGAGATTTCCTCCTGTTCCAACTGCGGGGACTTCCAGGCCCGGCGCGCGGACATCCGCTTCAAGCCCAAGGGCGGCAAGGCGGCCTTTGTTCACACGCTCAACGGCTCGGGCCTGCCCACGGGCCGCGCCATCGCCGCCATTCTGGAAAACGGCCAGCAGAGAGACGGCAGCGTGCGTCTGCCGAAAGCGCTTGTGCCGTACATGGATGGGGTGGAGGCCATTGAGCCTTAG
- a CDS encoding tetratricopeptide repeat protein — protein MAVPRFGLAGLALLLFLAWAGPARAESGRVPTAPADAGDMPSASAQAPALELRPITEVEMRAVTPPVTREAAWAHARASAWLAALHRAVIAFPQRREIRMGAVAPAERLALAAQLYRAAAPPLADTPNAAKAPDTAEDSPLHVALSLTSRPQAGTELILALRNPELLALRHTLISETRDTLEIMDRHWPGGTAALQPATPGVKTPEVERGFWQARDWQRMGARLNGLWLAQAALDLTPEGWLTGADALSTLERAAREAPRSPTVRLLLAEAQLQRNLPQQSIESCTEALRLAPGSNLISGRARYIRALAHWRLQQLALAEDDLNAALHTRTPSAPQGAEQARRLRARGAVRMLRRNYPGMCADFSAACALGDCEGLAVARAQKYCRTRAAAAPESGPASLPPSFLAAPAGQIPENTEKQTPEPAQGNPMNSDKPDRPEGDPAS, from the coding sequence ATGGCGGTCCCGCGTTTCGGGCTTGCGGGCCTTGCGTTGCTGCTGTTTCTGGCGTGGGCCGGGCCCGCGCGGGCTGAATCCGGGCGTGTTCCCACCGCTCCGGCGGATGCCGGGGATATGCCTTCCGCGTCGGCACAAGCACCCGCGCTGGAGTTGAGGCCGATTACCGAGGTGGAAATGCGCGCCGTCACCCCGCCGGTGACGCGCGAAGCGGCTTGGGCGCACGCCCGGGCCTCGGCTTGGCTTGCGGCCCTGCACCGGGCCGTAATCGCCTTTCCCCAGCGGCGGGAAATCCGCATGGGCGCGGTAGCTCCGGCGGAGCGCCTGGCTCTGGCCGCGCAATTGTACCGGGCCGCCGCGCCGCCCCTTGCCGACACTCCCAATGCCGCAAAGGCCCCTGACACCGCTGAAGATTCCCCTCTGCACGTGGCGCTCAGCCTGACGTCCCGGCCCCAGGCCGGAACGGAACTGATCCTGGCCCTGCGCAATCCCGAACTGCTGGCCCTGCGCCACACGCTCATCAGCGAAACCAGGGACACGCTGGAAATCATGGACCGTCACTGGCCCGGCGGTACGGCGGCGTTGCAGCCCGCAACCCCCGGCGTGAAAACGCCGGAAGTGGAACGGGGTTTCTGGCAGGCCCGCGACTGGCAACGCATGGGCGCGCGCCTGAACGGCCTCTGGCTGGCCCAGGCCGCCCTGGACCTCACGCCCGAAGGCTGGCTGACCGGGGCCGATGCCCTGAGCACACTGGAACGGGCGGCCAGAGAGGCCCCGCGCAGCCCCACGGTGCGGCTGCTGCTGGCCGAGGCCCAATTGCAGCGCAACCTGCCCCAGCAGAGCATTGAATCCTGTACCGAGGCCCTGCGTCTGGCACCCGGCTCGAACCTGATCAGCGGGCGGGCGCGCTATATCCGCGCACTGGCCCACTGGCGCCTGCAACAGCTGGCCCTGGCCGAGGACGATCTGAACGCGGCTCTGCATACCCGCACCCCCTCCGCGCCCCAAGGCGCGGAGCAAGCCCGGCGCTTGCGGGCGCGCGGCGCGGTGCGCATGCTGCGCCGCAACTATCCGGGCATGTGCGCTGACTTTTCGGCGGCCTGCGCCCTGGGTGACTGCGAGGGCCTGGCCGTGGCCCGCGCGCAGAAGTATTGCCGGACCCGTGCAGCGGCCGCGCCGGAATCCGGTCCTGCCAGCCTGCCGCCGTCCTTTCTTGCCGCGCCCGCCGGACAGATTCCGGAAAACACGGAAAAACAGACGCCCGAGCCCGCACAGGGAAACCCGATGAACTCGGATAAACCGGACCGGCCGGAAGGAGACCCCGCCTCGTGA
- the mutL gene encoding DNA mismatch repair endonuclease MutL — protein MSEKMRHIRLLPPELRNQIAAGEVVERPASVLKELVENSLDAGAARIDVRLDNGGQALIRVQDDGCGIPADELELSVTRHATSKIASMDDLERIRSYGFRGEALPSIASVSRFRIVSAWQGPGNQSAAHCVEVEHGRLLASSPAALHKGTIVEVRDLFSNIPARLKFLKTPATEFKRAQDWLARLALARAEVGFSLHSGDREALRFLPGQTLRDRLALLWPRLIVEALRPFEGERHGIRVHGLAALPTVSQPRGDRILLFVNNRSVLDKRLLAAVREAYKGRLTSRDYPQVALFVDMDPCEVDVNVHPAKSEVRFRDESAVFSACLHAVQGALVTSFTAALEGEAPDAAAPDLFTEGPSSGQPGGLFPARENPAGTASASEAAAPRPQGFWGRLDDPPLLARPETSSAPDAPEEDWRVSVPPDRSAAPRIFAPVEEDAAPYGPPAEHSFPPEGAGASASMPDAAWSGLVPEPAAVSDASFAAAPEPREREPLRVGPLSYLGQVADTYLILRDAEGALLLLDQHAAHERVLYTRLRRGGFAGTGQCLALPLELGLHPAEQERFQQLRERLESLGFALECADGTLLVRAMPPVLSRAEARDFLREALAGRKDDLAGMFISMSCKGAIKAGQRLTDDEAAGLLRQWLAVPEREYCPHGRPCVLRWDAAALEKFFKRRQ, from the coding sequence ATGTCTGAAAAAATGCGTCATATCCGTTTATTACCGCCTGAGTTGCGCAATCAGATCGCGGCCGGTGAAGTGGTGGAACGCCCGGCCAGCGTGCTCAAAGAACTGGTGGAAAACAGTCTGGACGCCGGGGCCGCGCGTATCGACGTGCGCCTGGACAACGGCGGTCAGGCCCTGATCCGCGTGCAGGACGACGGCTGCGGCATTCCCGCCGATGAGCTGGAGCTTTCCGTCACGCGCCATGCCACCAGCAAGATCGCCAGCATGGACGACCTGGAGCGCATCCGTTCCTATGGCTTCCGGGGCGAGGCCCTGCCGAGCATCGCTTCGGTCTCGCGCTTCCGCATCGTGTCCGCCTGGCAGGGGCCGGGCAACCAAAGCGCGGCCCATTGCGTGGAAGTGGAGCACGGCCGCCTTCTGGCGTCAAGCCCGGCGGCGCTGCACAAGGGCACCATCGTGGAGGTGCGCGATCTTTTTTCCAATATACCCGCCCGCCTTAAATTTTTAAAGACCCCGGCCACGGAATTCAAACGCGCCCAGGACTGGCTGGCGCGCCTGGCCCTGGCCCGGGCGGAAGTGGGCTTCAGTCTGCATTCCGGCGATCGCGAGGCTCTGCGCTTTCTGCCCGGCCAGACCTTGCGCGACCGCCTGGCCCTGCTCTGGCCCCGCTTGATCGTGGAGGCTCTGCGTCCCTTTGAGGGGGAGCGCCACGGCATCCGCGTGCACGGCCTGGCGGCCCTGCCCACGGTGAGCCAGCCGCGCGGGGACCGCATCCTGCTCTTTGTCAACAACCGTTCGGTGTTGGACAAACGTCTGCTGGCAGCCGTGCGCGAGGCTTACAAAGGCCGTCTGACCAGCCGCGACTATCCGCAGGTGGCGCTTTTTGTGGACATGGACCCGTGCGAGGTGGACGTCAACGTGCACCCGGCCAAGTCCGAAGTGCGCTTCCGGGATGAATCGGCGGTCTTTTCCGCCTGCCTGCACGCGGTGCAGGGCGCCCTGGTCACGTCGTTCACGGCGGCTCTGGAGGGCGAAGCCCCGGACGCTGCTGCCCCGGACCTTTTTACGGAAGGACCGTCCAGTGGGCAGCCCGGCGGACTGTTTCCCGCGCGGGAGAATCCGGCCGGAACGGCATCGGCTTCTGAAGCGGCCGCGCCCAGGCCACAGGGATTCTGGGGCCGTCTGGATGACCCGCCGCTGCTGGCCCGCCCGGAAACGTCTTCCGCCCCGGATGCTCCGGAGGAAGACTGGCGGGTGAGCGTGCCCCCTGACCGGAGTGCGGCCCCGCGCATCTTCGCGCCCGTGGAGGAAGACGCCGCGCCCTACGGGCCGCCCGCTGAACACTCTTTTCCGCCGGAGGGCGCGGGTGCGTCCGCCTCCATGCCGGACGCGGCCTGGTCCGGCCTTGTTCCGGAACCGGCTGCCGTGTCCGATGCCTCATTCGCTGCCGCGCCGGAGCCGCGGGAGCGCGAACCGTTGCGGGTGGGCCCGCTGTCCTATCTGGGACAGGTGGCCGACACCTATTTAATTTTACGGGATGCCGAAGGCGCGCTGCTTTTGCTGGACCAGCACGCGGCCCATGAGCGGGTGCTTTACACACGGCTGCGCCGGGGCGGTTTCGCGGGCACGGGCCAATGCCTGGCCCTGCCCTTGGAGCTGGGTCTGCATCCGGCGGAGCAGGAACGCTTTCAGCAGTTGCGCGAGCGTCTGGAAAGTCTGGGTTTCGCCCTGGAATGCGCGGACGGGACGCTGCTGGTGCGGGCCATGCCGCCCGTGCTCTCGCGCGCCGAGGCCCGCGATTTCCTGCGCGAGGCCCTGGCCGGGCGCAAGGACGATCTGGCGGGCATGTTCATTTCCATGTCCTGCAAGGGGGCCATCAAGGCCGGGCAGCGTCTGACGGACGATGAGGCCGCCGGTCTGCTGCGCCAGTGGCTGGCTGTGCCGGAGCGCGAATACTGCCCGCACGGCCGCCCCTGCGTGCTGCGCTGGGATGCCGCCGCCCTGGAAAAATTCTTCAAGCGCCGCCAGTAG
- the purE gene encoding 5-(carboxyamino)imidazole ribonucleotide mutase, with product MAHVVILMGSKSDEEKVSPCVDVLKSLGIDYVFTVSSAHRTPERTEALVRDEEAKGARVFICAAGMAAHLAGAVAARTSRPVIGIPVSGGSLAGMDALFSTVQMPPGFPVATVALDKAGARNAAWLAAQILAVADPALHGKIEAARAKMRADVEKAGEEISKKYA from the coding sequence ATGGCGCATGTTGTTATTTTGATGGGGTCCAAGTCCGACGAGGAAAAAGTCAGCCCCTGCGTGGACGTGCTGAAAAGCCTGGGCATTGACTATGTGTTTACCGTGAGTTCGGCCCACCGGACGCCGGAGCGCACTGAAGCCCTGGTACGCGACGAGGAAGCCAAAGGCGCGCGGGTCTTTATCTGCGCTGCGGGCATGGCCGCGCACCTGGCCGGGGCCGTGGCCGCGCGCACCAGCAGGCCGGTGATCGGCATCCCGGTGTCCGGCGGCAGCCTGGCCGGCATGGACGCGCTTTTCTCCACCGTGCAGATGCCTCCCGGCTTCCCGGTGGCTACGGTGGCCCTGGACAAGGCCGGGGCGCGCAACGCGGCCTGGCTGGCCGCCCAGATCCTGGCCGTGGCCGATCCCGCGCTGCATGGGAAAATCGAGGCGGCACGCGCGAAAATGCGCGCCGACGTGGAAAAGGCCGGGGAAGAGATCAGTAAAAAATACGCTTAG
- the purD gene encoding phosphoribosylamine--glycine ligase: protein MRILVIGSGGREHALVWKFRQSPRVSEIFVAPGNGGTSGAGAINVPVTADDLDALVDLARREKIDLVVPGPELPLTLGIVDRMREAGIACFGPDAYCARLEGSKAFAKEIMDRAQVPTARCAVFSDPEIAKNHVVKVGAPLVIKADGLAAGKGVVVARDSQEALQAVSDIMEARAFGASGDRVVLEECLVGEEASFLCFCDGERAVPLPSAQDHKAAWNNDQGPNTGGMGAYSPAPVLPDDRLEEMADLTIRPILRELAKDGHPFVGVLYAGLMLTADGPKVLEYNVRFGDPECQPLLARLEGDLAQVMLDCVNGGLDPASLGYSAQTALGVVLTAKGYPRAYPKGLVIKGIEEAEALPGVKVFHSGTAVKDQVLISSGGRVLCVTALGDDLPAAQKAAYAALEKIQMPEGFYRTDIGDKGIRRLESEKDR from the coding sequence GTGCGCATCCTTGTGATCGGTTCCGGCGGGCGCGAGCATGCCCTGGTCTGGAAATTTCGCCAGAGCCCGAGGGTCAGTGAAATTTTTGTGGCTCCCGGCAACGGAGGCACCAGCGGCGCGGGCGCGATCAATGTGCCGGTGACCGCCGACGACCTGGACGCACTGGTGGATCTGGCCCGCCGGGAAAAGATCGATCTGGTGGTGCCCGGCCCCGAACTGCCGCTGACCCTGGGCATTGTGGACCGCATGCGCGAGGCGGGCATCGCCTGTTTCGGTCCGGACGCCTATTGCGCGCGGCTTGAGGGCAGCAAGGCCTTTGCCAAGGAGATCATGGACCGGGCACAGGTGCCCACGGCCCGCTGTGCGGTGTTCAGCGATCCGGAAATCGCCAAAAACCATGTGGTCAAAGTGGGCGCGCCCCTGGTGATCAAGGCCGACGGCCTGGCCGCCGGCAAGGGCGTGGTGGTGGCCCGCGATTCGCAGGAAGCCCTGCAGGCTGTGAGCGACATCATGGAAGCCAGGGCCTTCGGCGCGTCGGGCGACCGCGTGGTACTGGAGGAATGCCTGGTGGGCGAGGAAGCCTCCTTCCTCTGTTTCTGCGACGGCGAGCGGGCCGTGCCCCTGCCCTCCGCCCAGGACCACAAAGCCGCCTGGAACAATGACCAGGGCCCCAATACCGGCGGCATGGGGGCGTACAGTCCCGCGCCGGTACTGCCCGACGACCGGCTGGAGGAAATGGCCGATCTGACCATCCGGCCCATTCTCAGAGAGCTGGCCAAGGACGGCCATCCCTTTGTGGGCGTGCTCTACGCGGGCCTGATGCTCACCGCCGACGGGCCCAAGGTGCTGGAGTATAACGTCCGCTTCGGCGATCCCGAGTGCCAGCCCCTGCTGGCGCGACTGGAGGGCGATCTGGCCCAGGTCATGCTGGACTGCGTCAACGGCGGACTGGACCCGGCCAGCCTCGGTTACAGCGCGCAGACCGCTCTGGGCGTGGTGCTCACCGCCAAAGGCTACCCGCGCGCCTATCCCAAGGGCCTGGTCATCAAGGGCATCGAGGAGGCCGAGGCCCTGCCGGGCGTCAAGGTTTTCCACAGCGGCACGGCCGTCAAGGATCAGGTGCTGATTTCCAGCGGCGGGCGCGTGCTCTGCGTCACGGCTCTGGGCGACGATCTGCCCGCGGCCCAGAAGGCCGCCTATGCGGCCTTGGAAAAGATTCAGATGCCGGAGGGCTTTTACCGCACGGACATCGGCGACAAGGGAATCCGCCGCCTGGAAAGCGAAAAAGACCGTTGA